A single Seriola aureovittata isolate HTS-2021-v1 ecotype China chromosome 19, ASM2101889v1, whole genome shotgun sequence DNA region contains:
- the LOC130187610 gene encoding trace amine-associated receptor 1-like codes for MEPEVTINKTDVVADIHPCYEIDNFNYILKSTPSVICVLLYVFLVLLSVITICGNLLVIISIIYFKQLHTPTNYLILSLAMADLLVGIVVFPFSMAFSLSSCLYYESLFYRYYAVCQPLTYKTKINHCVVVIMILGSWGISALIGIGVIIAGLNNEKCEERCLIDVLIANTIGPILSFYLPVIIMLCIYLKIFLVAQRQARSIQNTTCHSTKSGAAVSKMERKATKTLATVLGVFLVCWTPFFLCITFLPFSNNPVPVNVIETLNWLTLSNSMLNPFIYAFFYSWFRSAFRMIISGKIFQGDFVNAKLF; via the exons atggAACCAGAAGTTACTATCAACAAGACTGATGTTGTGGCTGACATACATCCCTGCTATGAAATAGATAACTTTAACTACATACTGAAGAGCACCCCTTCTGTTATATGTGTATTACTATATGTTTTCCTTGTACTTTTGTCTGTTATTACAATATGTGGAAATCTTCTTGTTATAATCTCCATAATTTACTTCAAACAGctccacacacccacaaactACCTGATTCTCTCTCTGGCTATGGCTGACCTGCTTGTTGGGATTGTAGTTTTTCCTTTCAGCATGGCGTTCTCTCTCAGCTCATGTCTGTATTATGAAAGTTTATTTT ACAGATATTATGCTGTGTGTCAGCCTCTGAcatataaaactaaaattaaccattgtgttgttgtgatcaTGATCCTGGGGAGCTGGGGTATCTCTGCTCTCATTGGAATTGGTGTAATAATTGCAGgattaaacaatgaaaaatgtgagGAAAGGTGTTTAATCGATGTTCTCATAGCAAACACTATTGGAcctattttatcattttacctCCCAGTGATCATAATGCTCTGTATCTACCTAAAGATTTTTCTTGTTGCTCAGAGACAGGCACGCAGCATCCAGAACACAACCTGTCACAGCACAAAGTCTGGAGCTGCTGTCAgtaagatggagagaaaggccACAAAAACGCTGGCTACTGTTTTGGGAGTTTTTCTTGTATGTTGGACTCCTttctttttatgcatcaccTTTCTGCCTTTTTCTAATAATCCAGTACCAGTTAATGTGATTGAGACTCTTAATTGGCTTACATTGTCAAATTCAATGCTGAATCCATTTATCTATGCTTTCTTTTACAGCTGGTTCAGATCAGCTTTCAGAATGATCATTTCAGGGAAAATATTCCAAGGGGA